From a region of the Gammaproteobacteria bacterium genome:
- a CDS encoding 3'-5' exonuclease, translating into NASDHALWVQYKLDQRIDHLLIDEFQDTNPTQWRLVLPLLEELAAGAQETLRSVFLVGDAKQSIYGFRRANPALQTEAGNWLRDHLQGQDFNLHASWRSSPAIIDFVNALFTATPLAGHIQDFEKHATHRTEDWGEVVLLPAETVPETEEPDPPEGLRNPLERPRPPALPTAYQQEAQRIASTLQAMIDGRTPVRAGDASRAMNYGDVIVLVPNRTHSEEIEHALRRASIPYLGAERGTLLESLEIEDLIALLNTLLTPFDDLAVAQVLRSPLFAASDEDLMLIARTSGHGWLAKLQRTAELSDAPPALSRAASLLERWRQLAGTLPIHDLLDRIFHEGDVVRRYEAAALPAQRGAVRANLTRFLELALEVDSGRYPSLVHFLARLRNLRGVNQEAPDTPPASTGEPRVRIMTIHAAKGLEAPVVFLANADGILRERATWDATVEWPADQERPRLMLLIPGSSRRDDCTRAILEQVRSQAERETANLLYVAVTRARQYLYLSAAGDPDKMRWYEWLREAMTQAGAEQIDDMLCLRRGEPLPTPAGGEPALTEKIDVPAALGRPLASTETEQALSPSQVAAGGHTGTEQDEDGLLRGQVIHRMLELLATNPSLNDAALASRMAAEFESPADGNAMATWIAEARAVIADPALGEVFAPDAQVRVYNEVPILSRQDKRLVRGVIDRLLVWPERCLIVDYKTHRIPSGGEFDTLAAGYRQQLMHYRIAVERLYPGRRIDTALLFTHSRHLYPIT; encoded by the coding sequence TGAACGCCAGCGACCATGCCCTGTGGGTGCAGTACAAGCTCGACCAGCGCATCGATCACCTGCTGATCGACGAATTCCAGGACACCAACCCCACCCAGTGGCGGCTGGTGCTGCCGCTGTTGGAAGAACTGGCCGCCGGCGCCCAGGAAACCCTGCGCAGCGTGTTCCTGGTCGGCGACGCCAAACAGTCTATTTACGGCTTCCGCCGCGCCAATCCGGCCCTGCAGACCGAGGCCGGCAACTGGCTGCGCGATCATCTGCAGGGGCAGGACTTCAACCTGCATGCCTCCTGGCGCTCCTCGCCCGCGATCATCGACTTCGTCAACGCGCTGTTCACCGCCACCCCGCTGGCCGGCCATATCCAGGATTTCGAAAAACACGCCACGCACCGCACCGAAGACTGGGGCGAGGTGGTGCTACTGCCCGCCGAGACCGTCCCGGAAACAGAGGAACCGGACCCGCCCGAAGGACTGCGCAATCCGCTGGAGCGGCCCCGCCCGCCCGCACTGCCGACGGCCTATCAGCAGGAGGCACAGCGCATCGCCTCTACCCTGCAGGCCATGATCGACGGCCGCACGCCGGTGCGCGCCGGCGACGCCAGCCGGGCGATGAATTACGGCGACGTGATCGTCCTGGTGCCCAACCGCACCCACAGCGAGGAGATCGAGCACGCCCTGCGCCGGGCGAGCATTCCCTACCTGGGCGCCGAGCGCGGCACGCTGCTGGAAAGCCTGGAAATCGAAGACCTGATCGCCCTGCTCAACACCCTGCTGACGCCGTTCGACGATCTCGCGGTCGCCCAGGTGCTGCGCTCCCCGCTGTTCGCCGCCAGCGACGAAGACCTGATGCTCATCGCCCGGACCAGCGGGCACGGCTGGCTGGCCAAGCTCCAGCGCACCGCCGAACTGTCCGATGCGCCGCCCGCGCTGTCGCGCGCGGCCTCATTGCTCGAACGCTGGCGGCAACTGGCCGGCACGCTGCCGATCCACGACCTGCTGGACCGCATCTTCCACGAAGGCGACGTCGTCCGGCGCTACGAGGCTGCCGCCCTGCCCGCGCAGCGCGGCGCGGTGCGCGCCAACCTGACCCGGTTTCTGGAACTCGCCCTCGAGGTGGACAGCGGCCGCTACCCCAGCCTGGTCCACTTCCTGGCCCGTTTGCGCAACCTGCGCGGGGTGAACCAGGAGGCCCCGGACACGCCGCCGGCCAGCACCGGCGAACCCCGGGTGCGCATCATGACCATTCACGCCGCCAAGGGGCTGGAAGCGCCGGTGGTGTTTCTGGCCAACGCCGACGGGATCCTGCGCGAACGCGCCACCTGGGACGCCACCGTGGAGTGGCCGGCCGACCAGGAGCGGCCCCGGCTCATGCTGCTGATTCCCGGCAGCAGTCGGCGCGACGATTGCACCCGCGCCATCCTCGAACAGGTCCGCAGCCAGGCGGAGCGCGAAACCGCGAACCTGCTGTACGTCGCGGTTACCCGCGCGCGGCAGTACCTGTACCTGTCCGCCGCGGGCGATCCGGACAAGATGCGCTGGTACGAGTGGCTGCGCGAGGCGATGACGCAGGCCGGTGCCGAGCAGATAGACGACATGCTGTGCCTGCGCCGGGGCGAGCCCCTGCCCACCCCCGCTGGCGGCGAACCGGCGCTGACCGAGAAGATCGACGTGCCCGCGGCACTCGGCCGGCCGCTCGCATCCACGGAAACCGAGCAGGCCCTCAGCCCCAGCCAGGTTGCGGCTGGCGGACACACCGGCACGGAACAGGACGAGGACGGCCTGCTACGCGGCCAGGTAATACATCGCATGCTGGAACTGCTCGCCACGAACCCGTCCCTGAACGATGCTGCCCTGGCGTCCCGCATGGCTGCTGAATTCGAAAGCCCCGCCGACGGGAACGCCATGGCGACATGGATCGCTGAAGCCCGCGCGGTCATCGCAGACCCCGCGCTGGGGGAAGTCTTCGCCCCGGATGCGCAGGTACGCGTCTACAACGAGGTGCCGATCCTGTCCCGACAGGATAAGCGTCTGGTCCGCGGCGTCATCGACCGCCTGCTGGTATGGCCCGAGCGCTGTCTGATCGTCGACTACAAAACACATCGCATACCATCGGGCGGTGAATTCGATACACTGGCCGCCGGATACCGCCAGCAGCTGATGCATTACCGGATCGCCGTGGAGCGGCTGTATCCAGGACGTCGTATCGACACCGCCCTGCTGTTCACCCACAGCCGACACCTGTATCCCATTACTTGA